In Bacillus sp. KH172YL63, one genomic interval encodes:
- a CDS encoding CtsR family transcriptional regulator — MRNISDIIENYLKNVLEVSEREIVEIKRSEIADKFQCVPSQINYVINTRFTIERGYVVESKRGGGGYIRIMKVKAHDQVHLIDQLVSLITQMISQNTAADIVFRLVEEEIISEREAKIMLSVMDRSVIMVDLPERDVLRGRMLRAMLDTLKYE, encoded by the coding sequence ATGAGGAACATTTCCGACATCATTGAAAATTATTTGAAGAACGTGTTAGAAGTGAGTGAACGTGAGATCGTCGAGATTAAAAGGAGCGAGATCGCTGATAAGTTTCAATGTGTTCCTTCTCAAATTAATTATGTCATCAATACCCGCTTTACGATTGAACGTGGATATGTAGTGGAGAGTAAGCGGGGTGGCGGAGGCTACATCCGGATCATGAAGGTGAAGGCTCACGATCAAGTTCACTTGATTGATCAGCTTGTTTCTTTGATAACGCAAATGATCAGTCAAAATACGGCGGCTGATATTGTGTTTAGATTGGTTGAAGAAGAGATCATTTCCGAGAGAGAAGCGAAGATCATGCTGAGTGTGATGGATCGATCGGTCATCATGGTGGATCTGCCTGAAAGGGATGTACTGAGAGGAAGGATGCTCAGGGCGATGCTTGATACTTTGAAATATGAGTAA
- a CDS encoding UvrB/UvrC motif-containing protein → MVCQDCNERPATLHFTKVVNGEKTEVHLCEQCAQDKGDMFMFDSNPGFSVNNLLAGLLNISPAFKQAKEAEIPKAEVLQCKKCKMTIHQFINVGRFGCAHCYETFKDELTPLLKRVHSGNVEHHGKVPERMGGAIHLKKKIQQLKSELQKMIVDEEFEKAAEIRDEIRSLEKEIKKEGGEQE, encoded by the coding sequence ATGGTGTGTCAAGACTGCAATGAAAGACCTGCAACCCTTCATTTTACAAAGGTGGTCAATGGGGAAAAGACGGAGGTTCATTTATGTGAGCAGTGCGCGCAGGATAAAGGTGACATGTTCATGTTTGATTCTAATCCTGGGTTTTCTGTGAACAATCTATTGGCAGGTCTCCTTAATATATCCCCTGCATTTAAGCAGGCAAAGGAAGCTGAAATTCCTAAGGCAGAAGTACTTCAATGCAAGAAATGTAAGATGACGATTCATCAGTTTATCAATGTAGGAAGATTTGGCTGTGCCCATTGTTATGAGACGTTCAAAGACGAGTTGACGCCTTTGTTAAAGCGTGTTCACAGTGGAAATGTTGAGCATCATGGCAAGGTTCCGGAACGGATGGGCGGCGCCATTCATTTGAAAAAGAAAATTCAACAGCTGAAATCGGAACTGCAGAAGATGATAGTGGATGAAGAGTTTGAAAAAGCAGCTGAGATCAGAGATGAAATCCGCTCCCTGGAGAAAGAAATCAAGAAAGAAGGGGGAGAGCAGGAATGA
- a CDS encoding protein arginine kinase translates to MSLEKFLSNAVSSWMSEEGPNSDIVLSSRVRLARNLTDFRFSTLYSSEEAKEIVERVKDKLSFYPKELGELEFLPTSEIQPLQKRVLMEKHLISPNLAEDTNDGAVLLSNEEDVSIMVNEEDHIRIQCLYPGLQLKEALQRANQIDDWFESEFDYAFDEKHGYLTTCPTNVGTGLRASVMMHLPGLVLTQQLNRIIPAINQLGLVVRGIYGEGSEALGNIFQISNQTTLGKSEEDIVEDLLSVVEQIIDKELSARGALVKTSNIQLEDRIFRSLGVLEHSRIIESKEAAKCLSDVRLGIDLGYIKAISKNILNELMILTQPGFLQQYSGGPLRPNERDIRRSSLIRERIKLDKDICEEEK, encoded by the coding sequence ATGAGTCTTGAAAAGTTCTTGAGTAATGCTGTCAGTTCGTGGATGAGTGAAGAGGGACCGAACTCAGATATTGTCCTCAGTTCGAGGGTGAGACTTGCAAGGAACCTGACTGATTTCCGTTTTTCTACTTTATATTCTTCAGAAGAAGCCAAAGAGATTGTGGAGCGTGTGAAGGATAAACTCTCTTTTTACCCGAAAGAGCTCGGGGAATTGGAATTTTTACCGACAAGTGAGATTCAGCCCCTCCAAAAGAGGGTATTGATGGAGAAACACCTTATTAGTCCCAACCTGGCAGAGGATACGAATGATGGGGCAGTCCTTTTATCAAATGAGGAAGATGTCAGCATAATGGTAAACGAAGAGGACCATATTCGAATACAGTGTTTATATCCCGGTTTGCAATTGAAGGAAGCACTGCAGCGGGCGAATCAGATTGATGACTGGTTCGAGAGTGAATTTGATTATGCCTTTGATGAAAAGCACGGTTACTTGACGACCTGCCCGACCAATGTAGGGACGGGGCTCAGGGCATCGGTGATGATGCACCTGCCGGGACTTGTCCTGACGCAGCAATTGAACCGTATTATCCCGGCAATCAATCAGTTGGGACTGGTGGTCAGGGGGATATATGGTGAAGGCAGCGAGGCGCTCGGGAATATCTTTCAGATTTCGAATCAAACGACCCTTGGGAAGTCTGAGGAGGATATTGTAGAAGATTTGTTGAGCGTCGTGGAGCAGATCATCGATAAAGAACTGTCTGCCAGGGGCGCATTAGTTAAGACGTCCAACATACAATTAGAAGACAGGATCTTTCGTTCACTCGGGGTGCTTGAGCACAGCAGGATCATTGAATCCAAGGAGGCGGCGAAGTGTCTGTCGGATGTCAGGCTCGGGATTGATTTAGGATACATCAAAGCCATATCAAAGAATATACTGAATGAATTAATGATTTTGACCCAGCCGGGTTTTTTACAACAATATTCTGGAGGTCCTTTGCGACCAAATGAAAGAGATATAAGAAGGTCTTCTTTGATACGAGAGCGAATTAAGTTAGATAAGGATATATGTGAGGAGGAAAAATAA
- the clpC gene encoding ATP-dependent protease ATP-binding subunit ClpC, with protein sequence MMFGRFTERAQKVLALAQEEAIRLSHSNIGTEHILLGLVREGEGIAAKALTALGLSPEKIQKEVEGLIGKGTEKSQTIHYTPRAKKVIELSMDEARKLGHSYVGTEHILLGLIREGEGVAARVLGNLGVSLNKARQQVLQLLGSNDSSNHQGGGNANANTPTLDSLARDLTAIAREGSLDPVIGRSKEIQRVIEVLSRRTKNNPVLIGEPGVGKTAIAEGLAQQIIANEVPEILRDKRVMTLDMGTVVAGTKYRGEFEDRLKKVMDEIRQAGNIILFIDELHTLIGAGGAEGAIDASNILKPSLARGELQCIGATTLDEYRKYIEKDAALERRFQPIQVNEPTAEESIQILKGLRDRYEAHHRVSITDEAIDAAVKMSDRYISDRFLPDKAIDLIDEAGSKVRLRSYTTPPNLKELEAKLEEIRKEKDAAVQSQEFEKAASLRDSEQKLREELEETKNTWKEKQGQENTEVTVEDIAKVVSNWTGVPVSKLAQTETDRLLKLEEILHSRVIGQSEAVVAVSKAVRRARAGLKDPKRPIGSFVFLGPTGVGKTELARALAESMFGDEDAMIRIDMSEYMEKHSTSRLVGSPPGYVGYEEGGQLTEKVRRKPYSVVLLDEIEKAHPDVFNILLQVLEDGRLTDSKGRTVDFRNTVLIMTSNVGAQSLKSNKYVGFNIQDGQQDYKDMKGKVMEELKRAFRPEFLNRIDEIIVFHSLEKDHLKEIVTLMSNQLTTRLKEQDIHLELSAAAKEKIAEEGFDPEYGARPLRRAIQKYVEDKLSEELLRGKVLTGQNILIDVEENEFVVKVQKEEAANTTT encoded by the coding sequence ATGATGTTTGGTCGATTTACAGAAAGAGCACAAAAAGTATTGGCGCTGGCTCAAGAAGAAGCGATTCGTTTATCGCACAGTAACATTGGCACTGAACATATTTTATTAGGACTTGTCCGGGAAGGTGAAGGGATTGCTGCGAAGGCCCTTACGGCATTGGGGTTGAGCCCTGAGAAGATCCAGAAGGAAGTGGAAGGGCTGATCGGCAAAGGTACAGAGAAGTCCCAAACGATTCATTACACACCTCGGGCTAAGAAAGTGATTGAACTTTCAATGGATGAGGCCCGTAAACTCGGTCACTCATATGTAGGAACGGAGCATATTTTACTCGGGTTGATCCGTGAAGGCGAAGGAGTCGCTGCACGGGTGCTCGGAAATCTGGGTGTGAGCTTGAATAAAGCACGTCAGCAGGTACTTCAGCTACTAGGCAGCAATGATTCAAGCAACCACCAGGGCGGAGGCAATGCAAATGCCAACACGCCAACCCTTGACAGCTTAGCCCGTGACCTGACGGCGATAGCACGTGAAGGCAGCTTGGATCCGGTCATCGGAAGAAGTAAGGAAATCCAACGGGTGATCGAAGTTCTAAGCCGCCGTACAAAGAATAACCCGGTATTGATCGGGGAGCCTGGTGTCGGGAAAACAGCGATAGCAGAAGGTCTGGCACAACAGATCATTGCCAATGAAGTGCCGGAGATCCTGCGGGATAAACGGGTAATGACACTTGATATGGGTACGGTGGTCGCCGGTACGAAATACCGTGGTGAATTCGAGGACCGTCTGAAGAAAGTCATGGACGAAATCCGTCAGGCAGGAAACATCATCCTGTTCATCGATGAACTTCATACATTGATCGGAGCAGGTGGTGCAGAAGGGGCAATCGATGCATCGAATATCCTGAAACCATCCCTTGCCCGTGGTGAGTTGCAATGTATCGGAGCGACGACATTGGATGAGTATCGTAAATATATCGAAAAGGATGCTGCACTGGAGCGCCGTTTCCAACCGATCCAGGTCAATGAACCTACGGCCGAAGAGTCCATCCAGATTCTGAAGGGGTTACGGGACCGTTATGAAGCCCATCACCGCGTATCGATTACCGATGAAGCGATCGATGCGGCAGTGAAGATGTCTGACCGTTATATTTCAGACCGATTCCTTCCGGATAAAGCGATTGATTTAATTGATGAAGCCGGTTCTAAGGTGAGATTGCGCTCATACACGACACCGCCGAACCTGAAAGAGCTCGAAGCCAAGCTTGAAGAGATCCGCAAAGAAAAGGATGCAGCCGTTCAAAGTCAGGAATTTGAAAAAGCTGCTTCACTGCGGGATTCAGAGCAGAAGCTCCGTGAAGAGTTAGAGGAAACGAAGAATACATGGAAAGAAAAACAAGGTCAGGAAAACACAGAAGTGACCGTTGAAGATATCGCCAAGGTTGTATCGAACTGGACGGGAGTGCCTGTTTCAAAGCTTGCACAAACAGAAACAGACCGTTTGCTGAAATTGGAGGAAATCCTTCATTCCCGGGTGATTGGTCAATCTGAAGCGGTAGTCGCCGTTTCGAAAGCTGTCCGTCGTGCACGTGCCGGACTGAAAGATCCGAAGCGCCCGATTGGTTCCTTTGTCTTCCTTGGACCGACTGGTGTAGGGAAAACGGAACTTGCCCGTGCGCTTGCAGAATCGATGTTCGGGGATGAAGATGCGATGATCCGCATCGATATGTCCGAGTATATGGAAAAACACTCGACATCCCGCTTGGTTGGTTCACCTCCAGGATATGTAGGGTATGAAGAGGGCGGTCAACTGACTGAAAAAGTTCGCCGTAAACCATATTCTGTCGTCCTTCTCGATGAGATTGAAAAAGCCCACCCGGATGTATTCAACATCTTGCTTCAAGTGCTGGAAGATGGCCGTTTGACTGATTCGAAGGGCAGAACGGTCGACTTTAGGAATACGGTCCTGATCATGACTTCGAACGTTGGGGCACAGTCGCTTAAGAGCAATAAATATGTCGGCTTCAACATCCAGGATGGTCAGCAGGATTATAAGGATATGAAAGGGAAGGTCATGGAAGAGCTGAAGCGTGCATTCCGACCTGAATTCCTGAACCGTATCGATGAAATCATCGTGTTCCATTCTCTTGAAAAAGATCACTTGAAAGAGATTGTGACATTGATGTCCAATCAATTGACAACTCGCTTGAAAGAACAGGATATTCATCTGGAACTTTCAGCGGCAGCAAAAGAGAAGATCGCAGAAGAAGGATTCGATCCTGAATACGGGGCACGTCCACTTCGCCGTGCGATTCAGAAATATGTAGAAGATAAACTGTCAGAAGAGCTGCTTAGAGGCAAAGTACTTACTGGCCAGAATATCCTCATCGATGTAGAAGAGAATGAGTTTGTGGTCAAAGTTCAAAAAGAAGAAGCGGCAAACACGACGACATAA
- the radA gene encoding DNA repair protein RadA — protein sequence MAKKKTKFVCSSCGYESAKWMGKCPGCNEWNTMVEEVEMTGKKPRASFMHTESNGPSKAEKLTSIETKQEPRVLTESKELNRVLGGGVVPGSLILIGGDPGIGKSTLLLQVSAQLAEQKHKVLYISGEESIKQTKLRADRLHVNADELYIYAETSLELIHQTIEQISPDFVIIDSIQTIFHPEVTSAPGSVSQVRECTAELMRIGKTKGIAIFIVGHVTKEGSIAGPRLLEHMVDTVLYFEGERHHSYRILRAVKNRFGSTNEMGIFEMKELGLEEVANPSEIFLEERSQGAAGSTVVASMEGTRPVLVEIQALVTPTSFNNPRRMATGIDHSRVSLIMAVLEKRAGMLLQQQDAYLKVAGGVKLDEPAIDLAVAASIASSFRDKASSAHDCIIGEVGLTGEIRRVSRIEQRVQEAAKLGFKRVILPQNNLSGWHPPSDIEVKGVSNINEALSIILGG from the coding sequence TTGGCTAAGAAAAAGACGAAGTTTGTGTGTTCATCATGTGGATATGAGTCTGCGAAATGGATGGGTAAATGTCCAGGGTGCAATGAGTGGAACACGATGGTGGAGGAAGTGGAGATGACGGGGAAGAAGCCCCGTGCGTCGTTTATGCATACTGAAAGCAACGGCCCTTCGAAGGCGGAGAAGCTGACTTCGATTGAAACGAAGCAGGAGCCCCGGGTGTTGACTGAATCGAAGGAATTGAACAGGGTGCTCGGTGGAGGTGTGGTGCCGGGGTCTCTCATCTTAATCGGAGGGGACCCGGGGATCGGGAAATCCACTTTGCTGCTTCAGGTGTCAGCTCAGCTGGCCGAGCAAAAGCATAAGGTACTTTATATATCGGGGGAGGAGTCCATTAAGCAGACGAAGCTGCGGGCTGATCGTTTACACGTGAATGCGGATGAGTTGTATATTTATGCGGAAACGAGTCTTGAGTTGATCCATCAAACGATTGAACAGATTTCTCCCGATTTTGTCATCATCGATTCGATCCAGACGATCTTTCATCCAGAGGTGACGTCAGCCCCGGGAAGTGTATCTCAGGTAAGGGAATGTACCGCTGAGCTGATGAGGATCGGGAAGACGAAGGGCATTGCGATCTTCATTGTCGGGCATGTTACAAAGGAAGGTTCGATTGCGGGTCCGCGCCTGCTCGAACATATGGTCGATACGGTGCTTTACTTTGAAGGGGAACGCCATCATTCGTACCGTATATTAAGGGCGGTAAAGAATCGTTTCGGTTCGACGAATGAGATGGGGATCTTTGAGATGAAAGAGCTCGGGCTTGAAGAAGTGGCGAATCCTTCTGAGATCTTTTTGGAAGAACGGTCCCAGGGGGCGGCAGGGTCGACGGTTGTCGCTTCCATGGAGGGGACGAGACCTGTGCTTGTAGAGATTCAGGCACTTGTAACCCCCACCAGCTTTAATAACCCCCGGAGGATGGCGACGGGGATCGATCACAGCCGTGTTTCCCTGATTATGGCGGTTCTTGAGAAGCGGGCAGGTATGCTGCTACAACAGCAGGATGCTTATTTGAAAGTAGCGGGCGGCGTGAAGCTGGATGAGCCTGCGATCGATTTGGCGGTTGCTGCGAGCATTGCCTCAAGCTTCCGGGATAAGGCATCCAGTGCCCACGATTGTATCATCGGGGAAGTTGGCCTTACAGGGGAAATCAGACGGGTGTCGAGGATTGAGCAACGTGTTCAGGAAGCGGCTAAGCTTGGATTCAAGCGTGTGATTCTGCCACAGAATAACTTGAGTGGATGGCATCCGCCGTCTGACATAGAAGTGAAAGGCGTGTCGAATATTAATGAGGCCCTCTCAATTATATTAGGAGGATAA